From the genome of Blautia pseudococcoides, one region includes:
- a CDS encoding FadR/GntR family transcriptional regulator, with protein MSNLFEASKRESAVDLVVNSIKQLLMERTLKPGDKLPSELEISEELRVSRGSVREAMKILSAFGLVDIRVGNGTYVCETPGNTTMDSLLFSFFISNPQIDDLYEFRHIFEIDILTMVLEHYDDNGKERKALRENLEQLECLMAVADSGRKLSENDLEFHRLLGQASKNLLAERVYNFIIDFMEPSIAATHKGRSGEIVYELHRDIVDLIESRDAGRIDEVITNSVDTWSILQPSSAMNLWGE; from the coding sequence TTGAGTAATTTATTTGAGGCCAGCAAGCGGGAATCTGCTGTCGATCTGGTTGTAAACAGTATCAAACAACTGTTAATGGAAAGAACATTAAAACCAGGGGATAAGCTTCCCAGCGAGTTGGAGATATCGGAGGAACTGCGCGTGAGCCGCGGTTCAGTCAGGGAGGCTATGAAGATCCTGTCTGCCTTCGGGCTGGTGGATATCCGGGTGGGAAACGGCACATATGTATGTGAAACCCCGGGAAATACCACCATGGATTCCCTTCTGTTCAGTTTCTTTATCTCCAATCCACAGATTGATGATCTGTACGAGTTCCGGCATATCTTTGAAATTGATATTCTCACCATGGTTCTGGAGCATTACGATGACAATGGAAAAGAGCGGAAAGCGCTTCGGGAGAATTTAGAGCAGTTAGAGTGTCTGATGGCTGTCGCTGACTCCGGCAGAAAACTGTCAGAAAATGACCTGGAATTTCACAGACTTTTAGGTCAGGCTTCCAAAAATCTGCTGGCTGAACGGGTTTATAATTTCATCATAGACTTTATGGAGCCTTCCATTGCCGCAACCCATAAAGGACGCAGCGGCGAAATTGTTTATGAACTTCATCGTGATATTGTGGATTTGATCGAATCCAGGGATGCCGGCAGGATTGATGAGGTTATCACCAATTCCGTGGATACCTGGTCCATCCTACAGCCATCCTCAGCCATGAATCTCTGGGGAGAATAA
- a CDS encoding FadR/GntR family transcriptional regulator: MSNLFEASKRESAVDIVVNSIKQLLMERRLKPGDKLPNELEISEGLGVSRGSVREAMKILSAFGLVDIRVGNGTYVCETPGNELIDSLLFSFFVSNPDISNLYEFRKIFETDILQLVLEHYEENAVERKKLAENLEELKTLIDNGAAQSKITENDLDFHRLLGLACHNQIAARIYAFVMDFMQASITNTHKHQNGEYVYHTHMAVYEVIENRDRDRIDEVVDRTVEVWFKLQD; encoded by the coding sequence ATGAGTAATTTATTTGAGGCCAGCAAGCGCGAGTCCGCTGTAGATATAGTTGTAAACAGCATCAAACAGCTATTGATGGAAAGGCGTCTGAAACCGGGAGATAAGCTTCCCAATGAACTGGAAATTTCCGAGGGTTTAGGCGTCAGCCGCGGCTCCGTAAGGGAAGCTATGAAAATCCTCTCAGCGTTCGGACTGGTAGATATTCGGGTAGGAAACGGGACCTATGTGTGTGAAACACCAGGAAACGAATTGATTGATTCCCTTCTGTTCAGTTTTTTTGTATCCAACCCTGACATTTCCAATCTCTATGAGTTTCGGAAAATCTTTGAAACTGATATTCTCCAACTGGTTCTGGAGCATTACGAAGAGAATGCCGTGGAACGCAAAAAACTTGCGGAAAACCTGGAAGAACTAAAGACACTGATCGACAATGGAGCTGCCCAGTCCAAGATAACAGAAAATGACCTGGATTTTCACCGTCTCCTGGGCCTGGCCTGCCATAACCAGATCGCTGCCAGGATATATGCTTTTGTCATGGACTTTATGCAGGCATCCATTACCAATACCCATAAGCACCAGAACGGCGAGTATGTGTATCATACCCATATGGCGGTCTATGAAGTGATCGAGAACAGGGACAGAGACAGGATTGACGAGGTTGTGGACAGGACGGTGGAAGTTTGGTTTAAGCTTCAGGATTAA
- a CDS encoding D-2-hydroxyacid dehydrogenase translates to MKERTILVVIPVREDHRELLEEAAPGNRFVYSSIKEVSREQVQEADIILGNVPADIIGASKKLEWLQLNSAGADAYAGEGILDKNTVVTTSNGAYGKTVSEHMFTMLLAMQKKLHLYRDSQNKHIWDEHGTVTSIADSTVLIFGMGDIGRHFAKMAHALGAYVIGVKKNPGNCPEYIDEPHLMKDCRELLPHADVVVSFLPSTSETRGLFNKEMFHLMKPDAFFLNGGRGDAVCTEELCDVLDEGRLAGVALDVTKPEPLPADHRLWDYPNVFITPHVSGFYHLPETLDKVVNICTENLKRYMQGQRLRNVMDFQAGYCSGNKK, encoded by the coding sequence ATGAAGGAAAGAACAATTCTGGTAGTAATACCTGTGAGAGAAGATCATAGAGAGCTTTTGGAGGAGGCGGCACCGGGAAACCGTTTTGTGTATTCCTCCATCAAAGAGGTGAGCAGGGAGCAGGTGCAGGAAGCAGATATCATTCTGGGGAATGTCCCGGCAGATATAATCGGGGCTTCCAAAAAACTGGAGTGGCTGCAGCTGAACTCTGCGGGAGCTGATGCCTATGCCGGAGAAGGGATTCTGGATAAGAATACAGTTGTCACAACATCCAATGGAGCCTACGGAAAAACAGTATCAGAGCATATGTTCACCATGCTGCTGGCCATGCAGAAGAAGCTGCATCTCTACCGTGACAGCCAGAACAAGCATATCTGGGACGAACACGGAACGGTGACATCCATTGCGGATTCCACAGTGCTTATCTTTGGAATGGGGGATATCGGCCGTCATTTCGCCAAGATGGCACATGCCCTGGGAGCTTATGTGATCGGTGTTAAGAAGAATCCCGGAAATTGTCCGGAGTATATTGATGAGCCGCATCTGATGAAGGACTGCAGGGAACTGCTTCCCCATGCGGATGTGGTGGTTTCTTTTCTGCCAAGTACATCAGAGACGAGAGGTCTGTTCAATAAAGAGATGTTTCATCTCATGAAACCGGATGCGTTCTTTTTGAACGGGGGGCGCGGTGATGCAGTCTGTACGGAGGAACTCTGTGATGTGCTGGATGAGGGACGTCTGGCCGGCGTGGCCCTGGATGTGACAAAGCCGGAGCCTCTTCCTGCAGACCACAGGCTTTGGGATTATCCCAATGTATTTATAACACCTCATGTATCCGGCTTTTATCATCTTCCGGAAACCCTGGATAAGGTGGTGAATATCTGCACTGAGAATCTGAAGCGGTATATGCAGGGACAGAGACTCAGGAATGTCATGGATTTCCAGGCGGGATACTGCAGCGGAAATAAAAAATAA